In Abyssisolibacter fermentans, a genomic segment contains:
- a CDS encoding cytochrome b5 domain-containing protein codes for MEKNLKKIKDTVWRLLYLQRMEFSSPFLYYQIYYNKLLMKEINKLLQEIDDLVSIEQMNTDNQRKFTLKELAENDGSNGKPAYVAINGIVYDVSTEITWGGGTHFGLYAGNDLTEELKSCHEMQMIIKKLTQVGILKK; via the coding sequence ATGGAAAAGAATTTAAAAAAAATTAAAGATACTGTTTGGAGATTATTGTATTTACAGCGTATGGAATTTTCTAGCCCGTTTTTATATTACCAAATATATTATAATAAACTCTTAATGAAAGAAATAAACAAGCTTTTACAAGAAATTGATGATTTAGTTAGTATAGAACAAATGAATACAGACAATCAAAGAAAATTTACTCTCAAAGAATTGGCTGAAAATGATGGATCTAATGGGAAGCCTGCTTATGTAGCGATAAATGGAATCGTTTATGATGTAAGTACAGAAATAACATGGGGTGGAGGTACTCATTTTGGTTTATATGCGGGTAATGATTTAACAGAAGAATTAAAGTCATGTCATGAAATGCAAATGATTATAAAGAAATTAACTCAAGTAGGAATTTTAAAGAAATAA